In Salinigranum marinum, one DNA window encodes the following:
- a CDS encoding Xaa-Pro peptidase family protein: MSRDLTPLDGRLGGDFDGYLIDADGTDSNQRYLSGFDAPDSFVTLYLPGSDDDGGVHLLVSSLEYGRARTESRAASVSRFVEYGYRDRVADHGALVGRARTIAAFLAEHGVERVVVPADFPLGVGDALREADLTVVADDTDVLTGIRATKTDEEVDHVREAQRANEAAMAAAERLLREATVDADGRLQGDDGTLTAERVKEEIEITLLRHGCALDETIVACGADAADPHDRGSGPIRAEEAVIVDIFPRSKATKYHADMTRTFLKGDASAELQRRFDVTDAARQAALDALEPGVTGEEVHDVVCDVYEEAGYPTLRSDPETEVGFIHSTGHGVGLNVHERPRVSPDGEELKPGHVVTIEPGLYDPSVGGVRIEDLAVITETGYENLTDYPVEFEL; the protein is encoded by the coding sequence ATGAGCCGCGATCTCACTCCCCTCGACGGCCGTCTCGGCGGCGACTTCGACGGCTACCTGATCGACGCCGACGGGACCGACTCGAACCAGCGGTACCTCTCGGGGTTCGACGCACCGGACTCGTTCGTCACGCTCTATCTCCCCGGTAGCGACGACGACGGCGGCGTCCACCTGCTCGTGTCGAGCCTGGAGTACGGCCGGGCGCGCACCGAGTCCCGTGCGGCGTCCGTCTCCCGGTTCGTCGAGTACGGCTACCGCGACCGGGTCGCCGACCACGGCGCGCTCGTCGGGCGGGCGCGGACGATCGCGGCTTTCCTCGCCGAGCACGGCGTCGAGCGCGTCGTGGTGCCGGCCGACTTCCCGCTCGGCGTCGGCGACGCGCTCCGCGAGGCCGACCTGACGGTCGTGGCCGACGACACGGACGTCCTCACGGGAATCCGGGCGACGAAGACGGACGAGGAGGTCGACCACGTCCGCGAGGCCCAGCGCGCGAACGAGGCGGCGATGGCGGCCGCCGAACGCCTCCTCCGGGAGGCGACGGTCGACGCCGACGGGCGTCTCCAGGGCGACGACGGGACCTTGACAGCCGAGCGGGTCAAAGAGGAGATCGAGATCACGCTTTTGCGCCACGGCTGTGCGCTCGACGAGACGATCGTCGCCTGCGGTGCGGACGCCGCCGATCCCCACGACCGCGGAAGCGGCCCGATCCGGGCCGAAGAGGCGGTCATCGTCGACATCTTCCCGCGCTCGAAGGCGACGAAGTACCACGCGGACATGACGCGGACCTTCCTGAAGGGCGACGCCTCCGCCGAACTCCAGCGACGGTTCGACGTGACCGACGCGGCGCGACAAGCGGCGCTCGACGCGCTCGAACCGGGCGTGACCGGCGAGGAGGTCCACGACGTGGTCTGCGACGTCTACGAGGAGGCGGGCTATCCCACGCTGCGGTCCGATCCCGAAACGGAGGTCGGGTTCATCCACTCGACCGGCCACGGCGTCGGACTCAACGTGCACGAGCGCCCGCGGGTGAGCCCCGACGGCGAGGAGCTGAAGCCGGGACACGTCGTCACGATCGAACCCGGACTGTACGATCCCTCGGTGGGGGGCGTCCGCATCGAGGACCTGGCCGTGATCACCGAGACGGGGTACGA
- a CDS encoding CBS domain-containing protein — protein sequence MTIREIARRDVVTVDLEATVTEIARVMRDERVGSVVVVDAKGTVAGLLTDRDLVVSGLAEGRHPDECIANDILSTNVFAVDPDDGVATVARQMCEQGVRRVPVMADHDLVGIVTLDDLLVHLGEEFDCLVSVVKSEFPDR from the coding sequence ATGACGATCCGAGAGATTGCACGGCGAGACGTCGTGACGGTCGACCTCGAGGCGACGGTGACGGAGATCGCCCGCGTGATGCGGGACGAACGGGTCGGAAGCGTCGTCGTCGTCGACGCCAAAGGGACGGTCGCGGGACTGCTCACTGACCGCGATCTCGTGGTGTCGGGCCTCGCCGAGGGTCGTCACCCCGACGAGTGCATCGCCAACGACATCCTCTCGACGAACGTCTTCGCCGTCGACCCCGACGACGGCGTCGCGACGGTCGCCCGACAGATGTGCGAGCAGGGCGTCCGGCGCGTCCCCGTGATGGCCGACCACGACCTCGTCGGGATCGTGACGCTCGACGACCTTCTCGTCCACCTCGGCGAGGAGTTCGACTGTCTCGTGTCGGTCGTGAAAAGCGAGTTCCCGGACCGATAG